In the Chroococcidiopsis sp. SAG 2025 genome, one interval contains:
- a CDS encoding putative bifunctional diguanylate cyclase/phosphodiesterase: MPTGYLMSIMRFHLGWRANFERSVVRWAWWLLVFFLLEATVTIFGSRTWNWQNLTIGLLFFLVILTVSQVINYIPWTFFRSQWWIERYRTKSDRPLRDFALLQFSILVLLVCGATAVGWCFRQLLSIKYIANNSVIFLLLLVSLAFVSVAIAYWTTLPQVAAIDAVRQQAENLFLNASERYDLVMQGANEGLWDWNLENHEIYFSQRWKAMLGYADDEIASTLDEWRARIHPDDKAQFQLELSKHLDGTTSHFEREHRILHKDGTYRWVLSRGLAVRNEEGQAYRMAGSQTDITDRHRAEAQLSHDALHDRLTGLSNRILFQERLEYVLQLAKRHNIFSFAVLFVDLDRFKTINDSLGHLVGDRLLIGIAQRLKACIRSSDTLARLGGDEFAILIEDVDNKGDIIHLVERIQQEFKLPFHLSEQEIYANASIGVLIDTANYDCAEDLLRDADIAMYRAKERGRGCYEIFDITMRDRAVAMLHLETDLRKAIINQEFQLHYQPIVALHNNQITGFEALVRWQHPEKGLIPPIEFIGVAEETGLILPLGMWVLQEACTQMRAWHEEFPSHPPLSVSVNISGKQFAQVDLVEKIRQILAETRFDPHSLKLEITESTIVEDLASAKAKLIQLQELGIQVSIDDFGTGYSSLSYLSRFPINFLKIDRSFIQDIDTSSERLEIIRAIVSLADSLKIDVVAEGVETASQLAQLCSLQPTSGQEHFAQGYLFSKPLNRDAAKNLIASGRDCYVPSLS, translated from the coding sequence ATGCCTACAGGATATCTGATGTCGATTATGAGATTTCATCTCGGATGGCGAGCGAATTTCGAGAGATCGGTAGTTCGCTGGGCGTGGTGGTTGCTCGTCTTTTTTTTACTGGAAGCAACCGTAACAATTTTTGGTAGTAGAACTTGGAATTGGCAAAATTTGACGATTGGCTTGCTATTTTTCCTAGTCATTTTAACTGTATCTCAGGTGATAAATTACATTCCCTGGACGTTTTTTCGTTCTCAATGGTGGATCGAGCGCTATCGAACAAAAAGCGATCGCCCGTTACGAGATTTTGCTTTACTTCAGTTCAGTATTTTAGTTTTATTAGTCTGTGGTGCTACGGCAGTTGGTTGGTGTTTTCGACAACTCTTAAGTATTAAATATATTGCCAACAACAGTGTAATTTTTCTACTTTTATTAGTATCGTTAGCTTTCGTCAGTGTGGCGATCGCCTATTGGACGACGTTACCGCAAGTTGCCGCAATTGACGCAGTGCGCCAACAAGCAGAAAACCTATTTCTTAACGCCTCAGAACGATACGATTTAGTCATGCAAGGGGCAAATGAAGGGTTGTGGGACTGGAACCTCGAAAATCATGAAATTTACTTTTCTCAGCGCTGGAAAGCAATGCTAGGCTACGCAGATGACGAGATTGCTAGTACTTTAGATGAGTGGCGCGCTCGGATTCATCCCGATGACAAAGCGCAATTTCAACTTGAGTTGTCCAAGCATTTAGATGGTACGACTAGCCATTTTGAACGGGAACACCGGATTTTACATAAAGATGGAACATATCGCTGGGTACTAAGTCGCGGTTTGGCAGTCAGGAACGAGGAAGGACAAGCTTACCGCATGGCTGGTTCTCAAACTGATATTACCGATCGCCATCGTGCCGAAGCTCAGTTAAGTCATGATGCCTTACACGATCGACTCACGGGCTTATCCAACAGAATTTTATTTCAAGAGCGCTTGGAATATGTCTTGCAACTGGCGAAACGTCACAACATTTTCTCTTTTGCCGTGCTATTCGTCGATCTCGATCGGTTTAAAACGATCAACGATAGCTTGGGACATTTGGTAGGCGATCGCCTATTAATTGGTATTGCTCAAAGACTCAAAGCATGTATCCGCAGCAGCGATACATTGGCACGTTTAGGCGGGGATGAATTTGCCATTCTGATCGAAGATGTTGACAACAAAGGCGACATTATTCACCTCGTCGAACGGATACAGCAAGAATTTAAGTTACCCTTCCACCTCAGCGAACAAGAAATCTACGCTAATGCAAGTATTGGCGTGTTAATCGATACGGCTAACTATGACTGTGCTGAAGACCTGTTACGAGATGCAGATATAGCCATGTATCGGGCAAAAGAACGGGGACGTGGGTGTTATGAGATATTTGATATTACCATGCGCGATCGCGCTGTCGCCATGTTGCACCTAGAAACCGACTTGCGCAAGGCAATTATCAACCAAGAATTTCAACTCCACTACCAGCCGATCGTCGCACTACATAACAACCAAATTACTGGATTTGAAGCCTTAGTGCGCTGGCAGCATCCCGAGAAAGGCTTGATTCCGCCGATAGAATTTATTGGTGTTGCGGAAGAAACAGGACTGATTTTGCCATTAGGCATGTGGGTGTTACAAGAAGCCTGCACTCAAATGCGTGCTTGGCATGAAGAATTTCCTTCCCATCCACCCCTATCAGTCAGCGTCAATATTTCTGGCAAGCAATTTGCCCAAGTCGATTTAGTCGAGAAAATTCGCCAAATCTTAGCAGAAACTCGTTTTGACCCACATTCTTTAAAGCTAGAAATTACTGAAAGCACGATTGTCGAAGATTTAGCATCTGCTAAAGCCAAATTGATTCAGTTGCAAGAATTGGGCATTCAAGTTTCCATCGATGATTTTGGCACTGGTTATTCTTCTTTATCGTATTTAAGTCGCTTTCCCATCAATTTTTTGAAAATCGATCGCTCCTTCATTCAAGATATAGACACTAGTTCCGAGCGATTAGAAATTATTCGGGCGATCGTTTCCCTAGCCGATAGCTTGAAAATTGATGTCGTCGCCGAAGGAGTAGAAACCGCATCTCAACTCGCTCAACTCTGTTCTCTCCAACCTACCTCTGGGCAAGAACACTTCGCTCAAGGCTACTTATTCTCCAAACCACTCAATCGCGATGCTGCCAAGAATCTCATCGCCTCCGGTCGCGATTGTTATGTTCCTAGCTTATCTTGA
- a CDS encoding HEAT repeat domain-containing protein produces MYDEDDLSILDEAVQLDSPLDHLGALTADAEIAKPNPEEMLALLENPQTQQRMLAARAFCEIEDERATPHLIRLLTDACPLVRVSAAYAIGRNPSPEAVEALIQQLNRDWNGYVRKGVVWALGNCRDRRSLKPLAEALRTDIPAVRLWAASALAQMAEIGYEAVVGAMPPLIEALVQDPVAAVRSNCAWSVGQLCRELPSNVVYATAVDALIQAFAEDEDLGVKEDARAAILGVGDPRGLQLIETLEQEGWF; encoded by the coding sequence ATGTATGACGAAGACGACCTCAGCATATTAGATGAAGCAGTACAGCTAGATAGTCCCCTAGATCATCTGGGTGCTTTAACTGCTGATGCTGAAATTGCCAAACCTAACCCAGAGGAAATGCTTGCCTTACTAGAAAATCCTCAAACTCAGCAGAGGATGTTGGCAGCGCGTGCTTTCTGCGAAATTGAAGATGAGCGGGCAACGCCCCATTTAATTCGCTTATTAACAGATGCTTGTCCTTTAGTCAGAGTTAGTGCAGCCTATGCGATCGGACGCAACCCCAGCCCAGAAGCGGTAGAGGCACTAATTCAACAATTAAATCGAGACTGGAACGGTTACGTGCGTAAGGGAGTTGTCTGGGCATTAGGCAACTGTCGCGATCGCCGTTCCCTCAAACCTTTAGCAGAAGCTTTGAGAACCGATATCCCCGCCGTGCGGCTGTGGGCTGCTAGCGCTCTAGCACAAATGGCAGAAATCGGTTATGAAGCAGTAGTCGGAGCCATGCCACCCCTGATTGAAGCTTTGGTACAAGACCCCGTAGCAGCAGTCAGGAGTAATTGCGCTTGGTCGGTAGGTCAATTATGTCGCGAACTCCCTTCTAACGTCGTCTATGCTACGGCAGTCGATGCATTAATCCAAGCTTTTGCCGAAGATGAAGATTTAGGCGTAAAAGAAGATGCTAGAGCCGCCATTCTCGGTGTCGGCGATCCGCGAGGACTGCAACTGATCGAGACCTTGGAACAGGAAGGATGGTTTTAA
- a CDS encoding cysteine synthase A, whose product MDIKNGFVGTVGNTPLIRLNRFSEETGCEILGKAEFLNPGGSVKDRAALYIIKDAEEKGILKPGGTVVEGTAGNTGIGLAHICNAKGYKCLIVIPDTQSQEKMDALRLLGAEVRPVPAVPYKDPNNYVRLSGRIAEEMENAIWANQFDNLANRRAHYETTGKEIWEQTDGKVDVWVTSTGTGGTLAGVAMYLKEKNPAIKTVLADPMGSALYSYIKTGETKSEGSSITEGIGNSRVTANMEGVPIDDAIRVTDDVAVKIVYRLLQEEGLFLGGSTGINVGAAIELAKQLGPGHTIVTILCDSGTRYQSRLFNRAWLAEKGLLPA is encoded by the coding sequence ATGGATATCAAAAACGGGTTTGTCGGTACTGTAGGCAATACACCCCTGATCCGGCTTAACCGCTTCAGTGAAGAAACTGGGTGTGAAATTCTTGGTAAGGCAGAGTTTCTCAACCCCGGGGGTTCGGTGAAAGACCGCGCGGCACTTTACATTATTAAGGATGCGGAAGAAAAAGGCATTCTCAAACCTGGGGGTACGGTAGTAGAAGGGACAGCGGGAAATACTGGCATCGGACTCGCCCATATTTGCAATGCTAAGGGTTACAAATGTCTGATCGTCATTCCCGATACTCAGTCGCAAGAAAAAATGGACGCACTGAGGCTGTTGGGGGCTGAAGTACGTCCTGTACCAGCCGTGCCATACAAAGACCCGAATAACTACGTCCGGCTTTCCGGTAGAATTGCCGAGGAGATGGAAAACGCAATTTGGGCAAATCAGTTTGATAACTTAGCCAACAGAAGGGCGCACTACGAAACTACAGGTAAAGAAATTTGGGAACAAACCGATGGCAAAGTTGATGTTTGGGTAACTTCTACGGGAACGGGGGGTACGCTAGCGGGGGTAGCTATGTACCTGAAAGAAAAAAATCCTGCCATTAAGACAGTTTTAGCCGATCCGATGGGTAGTGCGCTTTACAGTTATATCAAAACAGGTGAAACCAAAAGTGAAGGAAGCTCAATTACAGAAGGTATTGGCAATAGTCGCGTGACTGCGAATATGGAAGGCGTACCGATTGACGATGCAATTCGCGTGACTGACGATGTAGCAGTAAAAATTGTTTACCGTCTGTTGCAAGAAGAAGGATTATTTCTCGGCGGTTCTACAGGTATTAATGTCGGTGCGGCGATAGAATTAGCTAAGCAGTTAGGTCCAGGTCATACAATTGTGACAATTCTGTGCGATAGCGGTACGCGCTATCAATCGCGGTTGTTTAATCGTGCCTGGTTAGCAGAAAAAGGATTGTTGCCAGCTTAG
- a CDS encoding aromatic ring-hydroxylating dioxygenase subunit alpha has product MQSPSLTSQQRDIRQTGINPNHWYAVARSSEVTTNPIAVTLWHHAIAIYRGHDGKVYALEDRCPHRQVKLSHGRVVDNNLECAYHGWRIGGNGECVAVPYLAANQKLPNCKIRYYPVIEQDGVIWLFPGNSNLATQIQPLGLPEWDHLNYIATVSIIECAAHYSYLIENLMDMYHGHLHQNWQAWADPILQDIYEDEKRVDAHYQAQSYYKIDKIWSISQLFFPALRKLHSEPLDVSYIYPNWVSTLGNDFKIYCLFSPINELKTRAYLIHFTSLNAFWRLHKLPVSFRRFVKNSLFGSAQKLLDGLVLQDVQMIEEEQQAYLAHPEQKNHELNRAVVSVQKLIRSQANLS; this is encoded by the coding sequence ATGCAATCACCCTCGCTAACTTCACAACAGCGCGATATTCGACAAACTGGAATTAACCCGAATCATTGGTATGCAGTCGCCCGTAGTAGTGAAGTGACTACTAATCCTATAGCCGTCACTCTTTGGCATCATGCGATCGCAATTTATCGTGGGCACGATGGGAAAGTCTACGCTTTAGAAGATCGATGTCCGCACCGTCAAGTCAAACTCAGTCACGGACGAGTTGTAGATAACAATTTAGAATGTGCTTACCACGGCTGGCGCATTGGTGGGAATGGTGAATGTGTTGCGGTTCCTTATTTGGCTGCAAATCAAAAACTACCAAATTGCAAAATTCGCTACTATCCAGTAATAGAACAAGATGGTGTTATTTGGTTGTTTCCTGGGAATTCTAATTTAGCTACACAAATCCAACCTTTGGGCTTACCAGAATGGGATCATCTCAATTATATTGCCACTGTTTCAATTATTGAATGTGCCGCTCACTATTCTTATTTAATTGAAAACTTGATGGATATGTACCACGGGCATTTGCATCAAAATTGGCAAGCTTGGGCAGATCCAATATTGCAAGATATCTATGAAGATGAAAAACGAGTTGACGCACATTATCAAGCACAAAGCTATTATAAAATTGATAAAATATGGTCGATATCGCAATTATTTTTTCCTGCGTTACGTAAGCTTCATTCAGAGCCTTTGGACGTGAGTTATATTTATCCTAATTGGGTATCTACATTAGGAAATGATTTTAAAATCTATTGTTTATTTAGTCCAATTAACGAACTTAAAACTCGCGCCTATTTAATTCATTTTACTTCTCTTAATGCTTTCTGGCGCTTGCATAAATTACCCGTATCCTTTCGGAGATTCGTCAAGAATAGTTTATTTGGCTCGGCACAGAAATTATTAGATGGATTAGTCCTTCAAGATGTCCAAATGATTGAAGAAGAACAGCAAGCCTATCTCGCCCATCCAGAACAAAAAAATCATGAATTAAACCGCGCTGTAGTGAGCGTTCAAAAGTTGATTAGAAGTCAAGCTAATCTCTCATAG
- a CDS encoding FAD-dependent oxidoreductase — protein MNPLSNDVLSQPISRRTLFKLCGIGAVGGVVGYTRFSKPQPTVYQPDRLDLPRSLTQSKSVVVVGGGLAGLACAYELSQRGFAVTLLERSPQLGGKIASWQVEAAGETFMMEHGFHGFFPQYYNLKSIVAELEIQDNFRSLNSYAVLYRGEKYQPEVFRPSHSAFPWNIVDLAIASPNRLKWGINLTKWEHWQVFRAITGFQTQKTFQRLDRLSVAEWVERSFPQGLYDLYFLPFAKSSLNAPDLMSVGELMQFFHFYFFGNPEGLAFNGTRYDMGTSLVQPIAQAIEQNGGKIVTGAIVTAIQAQNGKISSLSYSQGEGEDTPFWVSGVGSRESVGAGLETRPYGSRDGFTQNLNSPADKSGKPALPEIDSGKNIEYYGAADRMYAVSPERKEAVSLTCTHQGCTVQLAEDGKFHCPCHGAVYDRQGKVLKGPAQKDLPRFQITQRQEDRLQLVSNVVETLHVTSLEPLKADYYVFATDVPGVQQLFTLVTGEVSQQVRSQVEKLSIADPFAVCRFWFDRDFDWQHSNFTSLSGYQLTDSITLYHRIQEPYIDWANKTGGSVVELHAYCYKEKEFPNQQALLTTFEQELYEIVPQLQQAKMLHRELVNQKNFSGYPPNSYSDRPETSTEIPNLIFAGDWVKMPFPCGLMERAVSSGLLAANEILHREGLQRRSLFSVNPEGMLKI, from the coding sequence TTGAATCCATTATCAAACGACGTGCTTTCACAGCCAATTTCTCGACGCACTTTATTTAAGCTATGTGGGATTGGTGCTGTCGGGGGAGTTGTGGGATACACTCGGTTCTCAAAACCACAGCCTACGGTATACCAACCAGATAGATTAGATCTACCGCGATCGCTAACTCAATCGAAAAGCGTAGTCGTCGTCGGTGGAGGATTAGCGGGATTAGCTTGCGCCTACGAACTGAGTCAGCGCGGATTTGCCGTGACGCTATTAGAGCGATCGCCACAACTGGGTGGTAAGATTGCCAGCTGGCAGGTCGAAGCAGCAGGGGAAACTTTTATGATGGAACATGGCTTCCACGGTTTCTTTCCCCAGTACTACAACCTCAAGAGTATCGTGGCAGAACTGGAAATTCAGGATAATTTTCGGTCTTTAAATTCTTACGCCGTCCTTTATCGGGGAGAAAAGTACCAGCCAGAAGTTTTCCGTCCCAGCCACTCAGCTTTTCCGTGGAATATCGTCGATTTAGCGATCGCCTCTCCGAATCGGCTTAAATGGGGCATTAACTTGACAAAATGGGAACACTGGCAGGTGTTTCGGGCAATTACCGGATTTCAAACCCAAAAGACCTTTCAACGTCTAGACCGTCTTTCCGTAGCCGAGTGGGTAGAACGGAGTTTTCCCCAAGGATTATACGATTTATACTTTTTACCCTTCGCCAAATCAAGCTTAAACGCTCCCGATCTCATGAGTGTAGGGGAATTAATGCAATTTTTCCACTTCTATTTTTTTGGCAATCCCGAAGGACTCGCTTTTAACGGGACGCGCTACGACATGGGTACGAGTTTAGTCCAACCAATTGCCCAGGCGATCGAGCAAAATGGTGGCAAGATCGTCACAGGTGCAATCGTCACCGCAATTCAGGCTCAAAATGGCAAGATTTCATCCCTTAGCTATTCTCAGGGAGAAGGGGAGGATACACCGTTTTGGGTATCGGGAGTCGGGAGTCGGGAGTCGGTAGGGGCGGGTTTGGAAACCCGCCCGTACGGGAGTAGGGACGGGTTCACCCAAAATCTCAATTCCCCCGCAGATAAGTCTGGCAAACCCGCCCTTCCAGAGATCGACAGCGGCAAAAACATAGAATATTACGGTGCAGCCGATCGCATGTATGCTGTTTCTCCTGAACGTAAAGAAGCAGTCTCCCTCACTTGCACCCACCAAGGCTGTACGGTACAGCTAGCAGAAGATGGCAAATTTCACTGTCCCTGTCATGGTGCAGTATACGATCGCCAAGGGAAAGTATTGAAAGGACCAGCACAAAAAGATTTACCCCGCTTTCAAATAACGCAACGCCAGGAAGATCGATTGCAGCTGGTATCCAATGTTGTAGAGACGTTACATGTAACGTCTCTAGAACCCCTCAAAGCCGATTACTACGTCTTCGCCACCGACGTACCAGGAGTACAACAATTATTTACCTTAGTCACGGGAGAAGTTAGCCAGCAAGTGCGATCGCAAGTCGAAAAGTTGTCTATAGCCGATCCTTTCGCTGTCTGTCGCTTCTGGTTCGATCGCGATTTTGATTGGCAACACAGCAATTTTACCTCTTTATCTGGCTATCAACTCACCGACAGCATTACGCTTTACCACCGCATTCAGGAACCATATATTGATTGGGCAAATAAAACAGGTGGTAGCGTCGTGGAGTTGCACGCCTATTGTTACAAAGAAAAAGAGTTTCCCAACCAACAAGCTTTATTAACAACATTCGAGCAAGAATTATATGAGATCGTGCCGCAGTTACAGCAAGCAAAAATGTTGCATCGGGAATTAGTCAATCAAAAGAATTTTTCTGGTTATCCACCAAATAGCTATAGCGATCGACCGGAGACAAGTACTGAGATTCCTAATTTAATATTTGCAGGTGATTGGGTCAAAATGCCATTTCCTTGCGGATTGATGGAAAGAGCTGTGAGTAGTGGGTTGCTAGCAGCAAATGAGATTTTACACCGCGAAGGATTGCAAAGGCGATCGCTTTTCTCTGTCAATCCAGAGGGAATGTTGAAGATTTAA
- a CDS encoding ABC transporter permease: protein MKYWRETLAVAQRILIELLRRRRSLIFWSIFPVSVLLLNGFILAERAKLSIDQAFNIAAPLTLVGAALFFSCLGGTVATIVSEREQQTLKRLFISPLSGTSYFLGMFLAHSCIGIGQAVLIYTISSLFFNASFNGSVILGCLIILLSIAAYVGLGFILGTQLARRTEDVNALIAAFGVPLLMLGGAFIPAFLFPKNLQQIAKFNPIYHMNTAFLKVSANGSEIADIGENFWFLVGFTGLMVLGGWLSYRRMLIVERRL, encoded by the coding sequence ATGAAATACTGGCGAGAAACGCTGGCTGTCGCACAACGAATCTTAATTGAACTACTGCGTCGCCGTCGCAGTCTAATTTTTTGGAGTATTTTTCCCGTTTCTGTATTGTTGCTTAACGGATTTATTTTGGCAGAACGAGCCAAGCTGTCAATAGACCAAGCTTTTAATATTGCTGCACCCTTAACGTTAGTAGGCGCAGCGTTGTTTTTTAGCTGTTTGGGTGGTACGGTTGCCACTATCGTTTCCGAACGAGAACAACAAACTCTCAAACGTCTATTCATCTCTCCTCTAAGTGGCACTTCCTACTTTTTAGGAATGTTTCTCGCTCACAGTTGCATCGGCATAGGACAAGCTGTACTAATTTATACGATTTCTTCATTATTTTTTAATGCGAGTTTCAATGGTTCCGTTATTCTAGGCTGCTTAATTATTCTACTGAGTATCGCCGCATACGTAGGTTTAGGTTTTATTTTAGGCACGCAATTAGCCCGTCGTACGGAGGATGTGAATGCTCTAATAGCTGCTTTTGGCGTACCGTTGTTGATGTTAGGCGGTGCTTTTATCCCCGCATTTTTGTTTCCAAAAAATTTACAGCAAATTGCCAAGTTTAACCCGATTTATCACATGAATACAGCTTTTTTAAAAGTTTCTGCTAATGGCAGTGAGATTGCTGATATCGGTGAAAATTTCTGGTTTTTAGTTGGCTTCACGGGATTGATGGTACTGGGGGGGTGGTTATCTTATCGGCGGATGTTGATAGTAGAGAGAAGATTGTGA
- a CDS encoding thioesterase family protein has translation MTFTYTRTIRFQDTDAAGVVYFASVLSICHEAYEESLAASGINIQAFFSKSSVAIPIVHASADFFRPMFCGDKILIDLTPKYMGDDYFEVTYKMVDAGDREVAKVLTEHVCIDPESRTRQQLPSEIVQWFQQWLD, from the coding sequence ATGACATTTACATATACTCGTACTATTCGCTTTCAGGATACCGATGCAGCTGGGGTTGTCTACTTTGCCAGCGTTCTATCTATATGCCATGAAGCTTACGAAGAATCTTTAGCAGCATCAGGAATTAACATCCAAGCGTTTTTCAGTAAATCTTCGGTTGCTATTCCGATCGTTCATGCTAGTGCAGATTTTTTCCGTCCGATGTTTTGTGGCGATAAGATCTTAATCGATCTCACGCCAAAATATATGGGCGATGATTATTTTGAGGTAACGTATAAAATGGTTGACGCAGGCGATCGCGAAGTTGCCAAAGTCCTGACAGAACACGTTTGTATCGATCCTGAAAGCAGAACCAGACAACAATTACCTAGCGAGATTGTCCAGTGGTTTCAGCAATGGTTAGATTAG
- a CDS encoding 2-succinylbenzoate--CoA ligase: protein MASLLEAIKESSDRHWLIGGDRDELVELAEQFYLEIIEQSSQHKLPKIILVESNPIRFLAGFIAACSVDCSVFLCNSFWGEGEWQQVFDIVQPDMIWGEVKSQKSKVKIEESGAVGASLANKLANGAINLDQNPLIQESEVFHVPRTTHSPLIMIPTGGSSGEIRFAIHTWDTLSASVRGFQTYFQIQQINSFCVLPLYHVSGLMQFMRSLTTGGKLAIVPFKTIESGIIPDLDPEDFFISLVPTQLQRLLQTPTLSDWLSRFQIVLLGGASAWQELLNQARDCGIRLAPTYGMTETASQIATLRPEDFLQGYNSCGRVLPHAQIKITNSKNEILNSNEIGTICIQAKSLALGYYPDLLDRVEIQVDDLGFIDDLGYLNIVGRNSHKIITGGENVYPCEVEAAIRSTQLVDDIAVIGLCDRVWGEVVTAIYVPKSPTVSAREIKAAIANSLAKFKIPKYWISAQKLPRNAQGKLSQKQLKAIAILTQENCDRDLSNLTIAETTGQSR from the coding sequence ATGGCAAGCTTGTTAGAAGCTATAAAAGAATCTAGCGATCGCCATTGGTTAATTGGTGGCGATCGCGATGAACTTGTCGAACTAGCAGAGCAATTTTATTTAGAAATTATCGAGCAATCTTCTCAGCATAAATTGCCTAAAATTATTTTAGTTGAAAGTAACCCGATTCGATTTCTCGCTGGATTTATCGCCGCTTGTAGTGTAGATTGTTCTGTATTTCTCTGCAATTCCTTTTGGGGGGAAGGAGAATGGCAGCAAGTTTTTGACATAGTACAACCAGATATGATTTGGGGAGAAGTCAAAAGTCAAAAGTCAAAAGTCAAAATTGAGGAGTCAGGAGCCGTAGGGGCAAGTTTAGCAAACAAGCTGGCAAATGGGGCAATAAACCTCGATCAAAACCCGCTCATACAGGAGTCAGAAGTATTTCACGTACCACGCACCACGCACTCTCCCCTAATTATGATTCCCACAGGTGGATCGTCGGGTGAAATTCGTTTCGCCATTCATACTTGGGATACCTTAAGTGCATCCGTTCGAGGCTTTCAAACATATTTTCAAATTCAGCAAATTAATTCTTTTTGTGTCTTACCTCTATATCATGTTAGTGGTTTGATGCAATTTATGCGATCGCTAACTACTGGTGGTAAATTAGCGATTGTTCCTTTTAAAACTATAGAATCTGGAATTATACCCGATCTCGATCCAGAAGATTTTTTTATTTCTTTGGTTCCAACTCAACTTCAGCGGCTATTACAAACTCCAACTTTAAGCGATTGGTTATCACGATTTCAAATAGTTTTATTAGGTGGTGCATCTGCTTGGCAAGAACTTTTAAATCAAGCTAGAGATTGTGGAATTAGGCTAGCACCTACTTATGGCATGACAGAAACGGCATCGCAAATTGCTACCCTTAGACCAGAAGATTTTCTTCAAGGATATAATAGCTGCGGTCGAGTTTTACCTCACGCTCAAATCAAAATTACTAACTCTAAAAATGAAATATTAAATTCCAATGAAATCGGCACGATTTGCATTCAGGCTAAGTCATTAGCTTTAGGCTACTATCCAGATTTATTGGATCGAGTTGAGATCCAGGTAGACGATTTAGGTTTCATCGACGATCTCGGTTATTTAAATATTGTCGGTCGCAACAGTCATAAAATTATTACAGGAGGCGAAAACGTATATCCCTGTGAAGTTGAAGCCGCGATTAGATCGACTCAATTAGTTGATGATATTGCTGTAATTGGGCTTTGCGATCGCGTTTGGGGAGAAGTCGTCACGGCAATTTACGTTCCTAAATCTCCGACGGTTTCTGCAAGAGAAATTAAAGCCGCGATCGCCAATAGTTTAGCTAAGTTTAAAATACCTAAGTATTGGATTAGCGCTCAAAAGTTACCTCGTAACGCGCAAGGTAAACTCAGCCAAAAACAATTAAAAGCGATCGCGATTTTAACTCAAGAAAATTGCGATCGAGACTTGTCTAATCTAACCATTGCTGAAACCACTGGACAATCTCGCTAG
- a CDS encoding o-succinylbenzoate synthase: MTKLNFRPYRRRFKPPLQTNHGVWDVRDGIIIRLTSDSNVGYGEIAPISWFGSETVEQALDFCRQLPKEISEEIIFSIPNRFPACQFGFESAWENFNCCRGVQMYAPTISLPYSALLPAGKAVLSTWQSLAKDDYSTFKWKIGVYPIAEELAIFHHLTEVLPEGVKLRLDANGGLSYEEANLWLYNCDNIMAAGTGVEIEYIEQPLGVEKLTEMQELSYYYATAIALDESVANLTQLETCYQQGWRGIFTIKPSIAGSPSRLRKFCQEHKIDAVFSSVFETIVGRQAALKLAAELSINYRAVGFGVHHWLEENEQTWLEQLWQAC, encoded by the coding sequence ATGACCAAGCTCAATTTTCGCCCTTATCGACGACGATTTAAACCACCTCTACAAACAAATCATGGCGTTTGGGATGTGCGAGATGGGATTATAATTCGATTGACTAGCGATTCAAATGTGGGATATGGTGAGATTGCGCCTATTAGTTGGTTTGGTTCAGAAACAGTAGAACAAGCTTTAGATTTTTGTCGTCAGTTACCAAAAGAAATTTCAGAGGAAATTATTTTTTCAATTCCCAATCGCTTTCCTGCTTGTCAGTTTGGGTTTGAATCGGCATGGGAAAACTTTAATTGTTGTAGGGGCGTACAGATGTACGCCCCTACAATATCTCTTCCTTACAGTGCCTTACTTCCTGCTGGCAAAGCCGTCTTATCAACTTGGCAAAGTTTAGCAAAAGACGATTACAGCACCTTTAAATGGAAAATTGGAGTTTATCCCATTGCTGAGGAATTGGCTATTTTTCACCACTTAACTGAAGTACTACCAGAGGGAGTAAAACTGCGATTAGATGCCAATGGGGGACTGAGTTATGAAGAGGCAAATTTGTGGCTGTATAACTGCGATAATATTATGGCAGCGGGGACAGGTGTAGAAATTGAATATATCGAACAGCCACTTGGTGTAGAAAAATTAACTGAAATGCAAGAGTTAAGTTATTACTATGCTACCGCGATCGCACTCGATGAATCTGTGGCAAATCTGACTCAATTAGAAACTTGCTATCAGCAGGGATGGCGAGGAATTTTTACGATCAAACCCAGTATTGCTGGTTCGCCAAGTCGTTTGCGAAAGTTCTGTCAAGAACACAAAATTGATGCGGTGTTTTCCTCTGTGTTTGAAACTATTGTAGGTAGACAAGCAGCTTTAAAACTAGCAGCAGAACTATCTATAAATTATCGCGCAGTTGGATTTGGCGTACATCACTGGTTAGAGGAAAATGAACAAACCTGGCTAGAACAATTATGGCAAGCTTGTTAG